From Paenibacillus sp. PvR098:
CTGGATCAGGCTAAGCAAGAACTGGAGAACAAACAGCTTGAAGCGCTGGTGGAGTATATGGAATCGCCGGATGTTCCTAAAGATGTCGTTGTCAGGCAGAATCCTTCGGACATGAAGGTCAAGCCCGGACACAAGGTAACGCTGTATGTCAGTGAAGGACCGGTAAAGCAAAACATGCCGGATGTGGTCAAATCCAAGCTGAGCGATGCCAAAGAACGGCTTACACAGCTTGGGATAAAATCGGAAAACATCACGATCGATCAACAGTTTATGGACGAGGAGCCCGACACAGTGATGACGCAGACTCCAGCGGTGGGCGAGGAGTTTACCGATCCGGCGGCTGTTAAGGTCAAGCTGCTCGTTAGCAAAGGCAGAGAAACGTTCAAGATGCCGAATCTGATCGGGAAGACGGAAAAAGAAGCGCAAAGCATGATCATGGTCAACAATTTGAAGCTGGCCAGCGGCGACATCAGTTATGAGGCGAGCTATAAGCAAACCAAAGGCCGTGTCATCAAGCAGTTTCCGTATGAACCGGGTGATGACGTATCCCCGGGCTCGGAAATCAAGCTGATCGTCAGCTCCGGACTTCCTGAGGAGGCTGGTCCTATGTCGGTTAATGTGTCTGTCAAGCCGGCAAGTGAAGGGAAGCCTTCAACGATCAAAATCCTATTAAGCGACGCCCAGCACGATAACTACGAATACCAAACGCTGAACAACGTGATCATGACGGAAACGCTCGAGGTTAAGCTGGTCGTCTCTCCGGAAAAGAACGCGGTCATCCAGGTCAAAGTGGATAACAATACCGCCGATGTGATTACGGTGACATATCAAGATTATTTGGCGCAAAAGAACGGTGTGATGCCGGGAACCGGTACAACGCCGGAAGCTCAGGGAGATGGGCCTGCGCCTCAAGGCGCAGCTCCGGGAACCGATAATACCGGACGCGGCACAAGCCCCGCGCCGGCGGGTCCGGCCGGAGGAACCTCAGGTACAGGAGGACGAAATTCATAATGCCAGCGGGATTTATCGTAAAAGCGTTAAGCGGTTATTATTATGTGCTGCCGGAAGATTCGCAAAGTGCTGAATCGATTCAATGCCGGGCGCGGGGGATCTTCAAGAAGCGGGGAATTTCTCCTCTGGTAGGAGACCGCGTGATCTTCGAGCTGACGGAGAACGGAGAGGGGACGGTGGATGAAATATTGCCCCGCTCCACCGAGCTCATCCGTCCGCCGGTTGCAAACGTAGATCTTGTCGTATTGGTATTCTCTGTAGATGAGCCTGCGCTCAATCTTCCGTTGCTGGATAAATTTCTCGTGCATACGGAAAGCGCCGGACTGGATACGCTCATCTGCTTGACCAAGCGTGACTTGCTCTCGGGTTCTCAGGTGGGAAGCCATCCTTCGGATCTGGAGCCAGTGGTCAAACTGTACGAATCGATCGGTTATTCGATCCTAATCACAAGCGCTAAGGAAGGCATCGGCGTAGATAAGGTCATGGATCAGCTCTCCGGCAGGATCAGCGTATTTGCCGGACAGTCTGGGGTAGGCAAATCATCGCTGCTGAATGCTATGGTTCCGGGGCTTCAGCTGGAAACGAATCAAATCAGCATGAAGCTCGGCCGCGGGAAGCATACGACGCGTCATGTCGAGTTGATTCGCCTGCAGAACGGCGGCATCGTAGCGGATACGCCCGGCTTCAGCCAGCTGGATTTCCTGCAGGTGGATGCCGAAGGTTTGAGCGGCTGTTTTCGTGAATTCGCGTCCTATGCCGCAGACTGCCGCTTTCGCGGATGCATGCATCTTCATGAGCCGGATTGCAGGGTTCAGGAAGCCACAGAAAACGGGTTCATCGCAGCAACGCGCTACGAGAATTATTTGCATTTCCTAGGGGAAATCCGGGATAAAAAAAGGAGGTACTGACATGCTGCGGATTGCTCCTTCCATTTTATCCGCCGACTTTTCTATGCTTGCACAAGAAATCGCCGATGTGGAGCGCGGAGGGGCGGACTGGATTCATGTGGACGTTATGGACGGGCATTTTGTCCCGAACATTACGATCGGACCGTTAGTCGTCGAAGCCATTCGGCCTAAGACGAAGCTGCCGCTCGACGTGCACCTGATGATCGAACAGCCGGATCGGTATGTTCCCGCATTCGCCAAAGCGGGTGCGGACCTGATTTCGGTACATACGGAAGCCTGCGTTCATCTTCACCGGACGCTTCATTTGATTAAGGAGCAAGGTGTGAAGGCCGGTGTCGTGCTTAACCCGGCCACTCCTCTATCCGTCCTAGAGCATGTGATGGACGATGCGCTCGATCTGGTGCTGCTGATGACCGTCAATCCGGGCTTTGGCGGACAGAATTTCATAACCGGGATGCTGCCCAAGATTGCGAAGCTGCGGGAAATGCTGAATGCTCGGGGGCTTCAAGCTGTGGATATCGAGGTGGACGGCGGAATCAATGAGGAAACGGCTAAGCTTGCTGTCGAAGCCGGAGCTAATGTACTGGTGGCCGGCAGTGCGGTATTCAATCGGCCCAACCGTGCGGATGCGATTCGCGCGATTCGCGGGCTGCTTTAACACGCGAATATTAAATGTCATAGGCTTTACCTGTATGCAGCAATTCAGTTTTTTAAAAGATATGAGATCCTCGGTATGAAAATTGCTTTCGTATTGACTACGGTCTTATTTTTATTTCATCTACTCGGTATTTATTCGGTCTATCTGTTTATCGTACAGCAGGAGGCGTAAGCAAAAACAGCATATTTTGCCCGGGCTGGGCATAACATGGTTACAAAAGTATGGCTTACTTTTGTAGCCTTTTTGTTTTATCGGAATAACGGTTGTCAGGCACGTTTTGACGGAAGCAGTAATATACTGGTTAGGCGAGGCTGATTTGCCGGGAGGAGGGTACTGAATGAAATTTTATACGATTAAGCTTCCGAAGTTCTTGGGTGGGTTGGTGAAGGCTGTACTGAATACTTTTAGTAAAAACTGAAGGTATGAGAGCACGTACTTATGAGTTTGCTGTATGCCGCGCGCAGCAAACCAGGGATAAACGGCTGCGCCGTCCTTCATGGGACGTGAGCGTTTGTCAAGGTGATTCAGAAACAAGTATAGAGCCGCTGGAGATCTATGTTCTGAAACACTAAAAAAAGCACCTGTAACAGGTGCTTTTTGTCTGCAGAGCAGATTAAACGCGAGTAACTTTGCCGGATTTCAAAGCCTTAGTGCTTACCCAAACACGCTTAGGCTTGCCGTCGACCAGAATGCGAACTTTTTGAACGTTGACGCCCCAAGTGCGTCGAGACTTGTTGTTCGCATGGGATACGTGGTTTCCGGTACCCGGGCCTTTACCAGTAATAAAACATTTGCGGGACATTGTTACACCTCCTTAAAGCATACACGCTTCAAAAACACACTTGAATATCATATCACAGTAGAATAAACGCCGTCAACGAAAGAACGTGGTTTTTCTTCCGCTTTGTCTAAAGTTTGTTTATTTCTTGTGGTAATTATAGTACAATGTAACATAGTCCATCCTAATCTTGATTAAAAGGAGCTGTTAGAGAGATGGCTATCGAGCTGAATACACAATATGGCAAAGTATACGTAACGGATGAAGTGATTGCTGTGCTCGCAGGGTCAGCTGCTTTGGATTGCTATGGACTCGTGGGAATGGCTTCGCGCAATCAATTCAAGGACGGGATCGCCGAGCTGCTGCGTCGGGATAATTTGAGCCGGGGTGTGGAGGTTCATCGTGACGAGCAGGGTGTACTGACCATTGATTTATATATCGTCGTCAGCTATGGCACGAAAATTTCGGTCGTGGCCCACAATGTTCAGACCAAAGTGAAGTACATGCTCGGAGAAGTGGCGGGACTTCAGGTGGATTCTGTGAATATTTTCGTTCAAGGCGTGCGGATAGCGCAATAAGACTGACATACAACAGGTGTCGCCGAACAGATATACTGAGACGCCGACAGGGTGTTAACGGGGAAGGAGATTGGTCTTTTTGGGTAAGCGCTTAATTGAAATTAATGGACAAGACTTTATCCGAATGGTGGAGGCCGGGGCGCATGCATTGAAAACGAACGTGGATCGAGTCAATGCGTTGAACGTCTTCCCGGTGCCGGACGGCGATACGGGAACAAATATGAACCTGACGCTGACCTCCGGGGTGGAGGAACTGCGCCGCAGGCCATCGGATCATATCGGTAAAGCGGGGGAAGCACTGGCCAAGGGGCTTTTGATGGGCGCTCGCGGCAACTCCGGCG
This genomic window contains:
- the spoVM gene encoding stage V sporulation protein SpoVM → MKFYTIKLPKFLGGLVKAVLNTFSKN
- the rpmB gene encoding 50S ribosomal protein L28, translated to MSRKCFITGKGPGTGNHVSHANNKSRRTWGVNVQKVRILVDGKPKRVWVSTKALKSGKVTRV
- the rsgA gene encoding ribosome small subunit-dependent GTPase A, with translation MPAGFIVKALSGYYYVLPEDSQSAESIQCRARGIFKKRGISPLVGDRVIFELTENGEGTVDEILPRSTELIRPPVANVDLVVLVFSVDEPALNLPLLDKFLVHTESAGLDTLICLTKRDLLSGSQVGSHPSDLEPVVKLYESIGYSILITSAKEGIGVDKVMDQLSGRISVFAGQSGVGKSSLLNAMVPGLQLETNQISMKLGRGKHTTRHVELIRLQNGGIVADTPGFSQLDFLQVDAEGLSGCFREFASYAADCRFRGCMHLHEPDCRVQEATENGFIAATRYENYLHFLGEIRDKKRRY
- the rpe gene encoding ribulose-phosphate 3-epimerase codes for the protein MLRIAPSILSADFSMLAQEIADVERGGADWIHVDVMDGHFVPNITIGPLVVEAIRPKTKLPLDVHLMIEQPDRYVPAFAKAGADLISVHTEACVHLHRTLHLIKEQGVKAGVVLNPATPLSVLEHVMDDALDLVLLMTVNPGFGGQNFITGMLPKIAKLREMLNARGLQAVDIEVDGGINEETAKLAVEAGANVLVAGSAVFNRPNRADAIRAIRGLL
- a CDS encoding Asp23/Gls24 family envelope stress response protein, whose product is MAIELNTQYGKVYVTDEVIAVLAGSAALDCYGLVGMASRNQFKDGIAELLRRDNLSRGVEVHRDEQGVLTIDLYIVVSYGTKISVVAHNVQTKVKYMLGEVAGLQVDSVNIFVQGVRIAQ